The Argopecten irradians isolate NY chromosome 16, Ai_NY, whole genome shotgun sequence genome window below encodes:
- the LOC138310376 gene encoding uncharacterized protein: MKPLQKIIPALGCFVVGLLVYFSVTLNELKPIYVEETYVPLRLMDHSNTFPVRNCGSNQTYVDFGSGDILSTEQKANVEKCFSSYMTDVKGAYKAEQKQRNVRYTSHSYLNQESVVVEAGGHRGIDTGEFNSRFHPGNYFVLEPVPSFYNLLVEKFKTSKNVVLFNFGIDSSDGTFHIQESSNDAVSIFAPRNETGETIQIIDTTKFFEKISVRNRDVDLITMNCEGCEYAVLDRLLTTDYIRHFRNIQFQPHRIDRICFPVRRYCWYQELLRKTHKLSFQFKFVWESWTKL, encoded by the coding sequence ATGAAACCGCTACAAAAGATTATTCCAGCACTAGGATGTTTTGTAGTTGGATTATTAGTTTACTTCagtgtgactttgaatgaattAAAACCAATTTATGTTGAAGAAACGTACGTACCTCTACGATTAATGGACCATTCCAACACGTTTCCGGTGAGGAATTGTGGGAGTAATCAAACCTATGTTGATTTCGGAAGTGGAGATATTCTTTCAACCGAACAGAAAGCAAATGTTGAGAAATGTTTTTCGTCATACATGACGGACGTCAAAGGTGCATACAAAGCGGAACAAAAACAAAGGAATGTTCGCTATACTTCTCATTCTTATCTCAACCAGGAGAGCGTTGTAGTCGAGGCAGGCGGACATCGTGGAATTGACACGGGCGAATTCAACTCGCGCTTTCATCCCGGCAATTATTTTGTGTTAGAACCAGTTCCTTCATTTTATAACTTACTTGTAGAAAAATTTAAGACGTCTAAAAACGTAGTGTTGTTTAACTTTGGAATCGATTCCAGTGATGGGACGTTTCATATACAAGAATCTAGTAATGATGCTGTTTCAATATTCGCCCCACGTAACGAAACTGGAGAAACTATACAGATAATCGACACTACAAAATTCTTCGAAAAAATATCGGTACGAAATCGCGACGTTGATCTGATAACAATGAACTGTGAAGGGTGTGAATATGCTGTATTAGACCGTCTCCTAACAACAGACTACATACGTCACTTCCGGAACATTCAATTCCAGCCTCATAGAATCGACAGAATATGTTTTCCGGTTCGACGGTATTGCTGGTATCAAGAGTTGTTAAGAAAAACACATAAATTAAGTTTTCAGTTTAAGTTTGTGTGGGAAAGTTGGACAAAATTGTAA